A stretch of DNA from Cellulomonas xiejunii:
GTGCCGAGGTCGACCGGTCCGACGACCGCTTCGGCAAGAAGATCCGCAACGCCTCGACGCAGAAGATCCCGTTCGTGCTCATCGCCGGTGGTGAGGACGCCGAGGCCGGTGCCGTCTCGTTCCGCTACCGCGACGGCCGCCAGGACAACGGCGTGCCCGTCGACGAGGCGATCGAGCGCATCGTCGCGGCCGTGCGCGACCGCGTCCAGGTCTGACCCGTGAACCTGCCCGACGACCCGCAGGTCGAGCCCGCCGGCGCCTTCGCCGGCACCCCGGACGGGCTCGACCGGCTCTGGACGCCGCACCGCATGGTGTACATCGGCGGGCAGGACAAGCCCGCCGACGACGCGCCCGGTGACGGGTGCCCGTTCTGCCGCATCCCGACGCTGGACGACGAGCAGGGCCTGGTCGTGCGTCGTGGCGATGTCGCGTTCGTCGTCATGAACCTGTACCCGTACAACTCCGGGCACCTGCTCGTGTGCCCGTACCGGCACGTCGCGGACTACACCGACCTCACCGACGACGAGGTGGCGGAGGTCGCGGCGCTCACCCGCACGGCCATGCGCGTCGTGCGCGACGTCATGGCCCCCGACGGCTTCAACCTCGGCATGAACCAGGGCCAGGTCGCCGGTGCGGGCATCCAGGCGCACCTGCACCAGCACGTCGTGCCACGCTGGGGCGGCGACGCCAACTTCCTGCCGATCGTCGCGCGCACCCGGGCGCTGCCCGCGCTGCTCGGCGACACCCGGGCGGCGCTCGCCGCCGCCTGGCCCGCCACCGAAGGGACGACCGACCCGTGCTGAGCCGACTGCGCGGCGTGATGACGCGGCTGTGGACGCCGCTCGCCGACGCGCTCCTGCGGGCCGGGGTCTCCCCGGACGCCGTGACGATCACCGGGACGCTCGTCGTCGTGGTCACCGCGCTGTGGGCGTTCCCGACCGGGCACCTGCTGCTGGGCGGGCTGCTCATCGCGGTGTTCACCCTCACCGACTCGATCGACGGCGTCATGGCGCGGCGATCGGGCCGCAGCGGGCCGTGGGGCGCGTTCCTCGACTCGACGCTCGACCGGTTCGGCGACGGCGCGATCTTCGCCGGTCTCGTGCTCTGGTACACCGGCGCGGGAGACTCCCGCCCGAACGCCGTGCTCGCCCTCGCGTGCCTCGTGCTCGGCTCGATCGTGCCCTACGCCCGTGCACGTGCCGAGGGTCTCGGCATGACGGCCGCGGTCGGGATCGCCGAGCGCGCGGACCGGCTCTTCGCCGTCCTCGTCGCGACCGTCCTCGTCGGGGCCGGGCTTCCCGACACCGTCATGACGGTCGTGCTCGCGCTGCTGACGGTGGCCTCGGCCGTCACCGTCGTGCAGCGCATGGCCACCGTGCGGCACCAGGTCCGGCAGGCGGCGCCGTGAGCCTCGACGTCGCGCGCGCCTACCACCTGGCCTGGCGCGTCGGTCACCGCCTGCCCGGATGGCTCGTGCGTGCCGCGATGACGACCGCTGCCGACGTGGCCTGGTGGCGGCACGGCGACGGCGTGCGCCGGCTCGAGGCCAACCTCGCGCGGGTGCGCCCCGAGCTCGACGCGCGCGCGCTGCGGCGGCTGTCCCGCTCCGGCATGCGCTCCTACCTGCGGTACTTCGGCGAGGCCTTCACGCTGCGCGGCCTGAGCACCGAGCAGCTCGCCGCGCGCGTGCGCGTCGAGGGCATGGAGCACCTGCGTCCGGACCTCGACGCGGGACGCCAGGTCGTGCTCGCACTCGGCCACACGGGCAACTGGGACATGGCCGGCGCCTGGGCCACGAGCCACGTCGCCCCGGTCACCACCGTCGCGGAGCGACTGCGGCCCGAGGAGCTGTACCAGGAGTTCACCGCCTTCCGCGAGAGCATCGGCCTGCGGATCATCCCCCTGAGCGGGTCGGGCGACGTGTTCCGCCGTCTCGTGCGCGTCGCGCGCACCGGCCCCGGCCTGCTGCCGCTCCTGGCGGACCGGGACCTGACCGCCAAGGGGCT
This window harbors:
- a CDS encoding HIT family protein, producing the protein MNLPDDPQVEPAGAFAGTPDGLDRLWTPHRMVYIGGQDKPADDAPGDGCPFCRIPTLDDEQGLVVRRGDVAFVVMNLYPYNSGHLLVCPYRHVADYTDLTDDEVAEVAALTRTAMRVVRDVMAPDGFNLGMNQGQVAGAGIQAHLHQHVVPRWGGDANFLPIVARTRALPALLGDTRAALAAAWPATEGTTDPC
- the pgsA gene encoding phosphatidylinositol phosphate synthase, translated to MLSRLRGVMTRLWTPLADALLRAGVSPDAVTITGTLVVVVTALWAFPTGHLLLGGLLIAVFTLTDSIDGVMARRSGRSGPWGAFLDSTLDRFGDGAIFAGLVLWYTGAGDSRPNAVLALACLVLGSIVPYARARAEGLGMTAAVGIAERADRLFAVLVATVLVGAGLPDTVMTVVLALLTVASAVTVVQRMATVRHQVRQAAP
- a CDS encoding phosphatidylinositol mannoside acyltransferase, with protein sequence MSLDVARAYHLAWRVGHRLPGWLVRAAMTTAADVAWWRHGDGVRRLEANLARVRPELDARALRRLSRSGMRSYLRYFGEAFTLRGLSTEQLAARVRVEGMEHLRPDLDAGRQVVLALGHTGNWDMAGAWATSHVAPVTTVAERLRPEELYQEFTAFRESIGLRIIPLSGSGDVFRRLVRVARTGPGLLPLLADRDLTAKGLEVDLFGHRARVAAGPAALAVTTGATLVPASIHYERLRSERRRAAGGPWGIVVRFHAPVEADADLPRGARVAAMTQAWVDVLAGEIHAHPQDWHMLQRVFVADLDPERDAARRAAATASGAEDPDQGASGGDVLDVGSAS